From Solwaraspora sp. WMMD1047, the proteins below share one genomic window:
- a CDS encoding XRE family transcriptional regulator, whose product MENLAHDVLAGVGPRLRALRRARGGTLATLAAETGLTASTLSRLETGRLRPTLEQLLPLARAHGVPLDDLVAAPPTGDPRIHLRPIRRAGLVLVPLTRRAGGVQAYKVIYPPAGRSPIRKPQTHEGYEWFYVLGGQVRFVLGEREFRLGVGEAAEFDTGVPHWIGSADSQPAEALVLFGAQGERAHLTPARS is encoded by the coding sequence ATGGAGAACCTCGCGCACGACGTCCTGGCCGGGGTCGGGCCACGGCTGCGCGCCCTGCGCCGGGCCCGCGGCGGCACGCTGGCCACGCTGGCCGCCGAGACCGGGCTCACGGCGAGCACCCTGTCCCGGCTGGAGACCGGTCGGCTCCGCCCCACGCTGGAGCAGCTGCTGCCGCTGGCCCGGGCGCACGGCGTACCCCTTGATGATCTTGTGGCGGCGCCACCCACCGGCGACCCGCGCATCCACCTGCGACCGATCCGCCGAGCCGGACTGGTGCTGGTGCCGTTGACCAGGCGGGCCGGCGGCGTCCAGGCGTACAAGGTGATCTATCCGCCGGCCGGCCGGTCGCCGATCAGAAAACCCCAGACCCACGAGGGGTACGAGTGGTTCTACGTCCTGGGCGGCCAGGTCCGGTTCGTGCTCGGTGAGCGGGAGTTCCGGCTCGGCGTCGGCGAGGCCGCGGAGTTCGACACCGGCGTACCGCACTGGATCGGCAGCGCCGACAGCCAGCCCGCGGAGGCACTTGTCCTCTTCGGCGCGCAGGGCGAACGCGCCCACCTGACACCGGCGAGGTCCTGA
- a CDS encoding class I SAM-dependent methyltransferase, whose translation MGRGRPAGENAELFWERHYRGRPGGAARVNPLLAEITDPLHPGAALDLGCGAGGDAVWLARRGWHVTAVDISTTAVERLRERARELGVEDLVTAERHDLASSFPAGRFDLVSAQYFHTPFPLLRGRILSAAAAALRPGGLLLVVDHGSTAPWSWNQDPDAHYPTPTEVAAELDLDPRCWAVRRADMPRRRATGPGGRTATVVDNVLLIERTAK comes from the coding sequence ATGGGCAGAGGACGACCAGCGGGGGAGAACGCCGAACTGTTCTGGGAACGGCACTACCGCGGCCGGCCCGGCGGGGCGGCCCGGGTCAACCCGCTGCTCGCCGAGATCACCGACCCGCTGCATCCCGGCGCCGCCCTGGATCTGGGCTGCGGCGCCGGCGGCGACGCGGTCTGGCTCGCCCGGCGGGGCTGGCACGTCACCGCCGTGGACATCTCCACCACCGCCGTCGAACGGCTGCGCGAGCGCGCCCGCGAACTCGGCGTCGAGGACCTGGTCACCGCCGAGCGGCACGATCTGGCCAGCAGTTTCCCGGCCGGCCGGTTCGACCTCGTCTCCGCCCAGTATTTCCACACCCCGTTCCCGCTGCTGCGGGGCCGGATCCTGAGCGCCGCGGCGGCGGCCCTGCGACCCGGCGGCCTGCTGCTGGTCGTCGACCACGGCTCCACGGCACCCTGGTCGTGGAACCAGGATCCCGACGCCCACTACCCGACCCCGACGGAGGTGGCCGCCGAACTCGACCTCGACCCCCGGTGCTGGGCGGTCCGGCGCGCCGACATGCCGCGCCGCCGGGCCACCGGACCCGGTGGCCGGACCGCCACCGTGGTCGACAACGTCCTGCTCATCGAGCGGACCGCCAAATGA
- a CDS encoding DinB family protein has translation MTARRRAKDTGPAWTGTGEKETLRGFLDYLRDAIANKLTGVPEPQVRTAGVASGTNLLGLVKHLAAVERFYFLGEDVGNWRATMRPTAAETVDSVLADYRDTVERANQVIDACPDLAQPAPRPPRRGPAPSMRWVLVHMIEETGRHAGHADILREQIDGSTGR, from the coding sequence ATGACCGCCCGGCGGCGGGCGAAGGACACCGGACCGGCGTGGACCGGCACCGGCGAGAAGGAGACCCTGCGGGGGTTCCTCGACTACCTGCGCGACGCCATCGCGAACAAGCTGACCGGCGTACCGGAGCCGCAGGTCCGAACGGCCGGCGTCGCCTCGGGTACCAATTTGCTCGGGCTGGTCAAGCACCTGGCGGCGGTCGAGCGGTTCTACTTCCTGGGCGAGGACGTCGGCAACTGGCGGGCGACCATGCGGCCCACCGCCGCGGAGACCGTCGACAGTGTGCTCGCCGACTACCGCGACACCGTCGAGCGGGCGAACCAGGTCATCGACGCCTGCCCCGATCTGGCCCAGCCCGCCCCGAGACCCCCGCGCCGAGGGCCGGCGCCCTCGATGCGGTGGGTACTTGTGCACATGATCGAGGAGACCGGCCGGCACGCCGGCCACGCCGACATCCTCCGGGAGCAGATCGACGGCTCCACCGGCCGGTGA
- a CDS encoding XRE family transcriptional regulator, producing the protein MRQAEGDLDGLVRQRIRALRVARGLSLEELAARTRFSQSSLSRIENGQRRLALDQLVVLARALDTTLDQLVETASDDVIINPTVEGAHGQLRWTMKGEPGMSVVRQRLTGPPPDNPARMRAHPGQEWLVVLSGVAVLLLGDRRYRVEANQAAQFPTMLPHAIGTAGRPCEILGIFDRDARRGHQQRNGRTRAGDDTSGG; encoded by the coding sequence GTGAGGCAGGCGGAGGGTGACCTGGACGGCCTGGTGCGGCAACGCATCCGCGCGCTGCGGGTCGCCCGGGGACTGTCGCTGGAGGAGTTGGCGGCCCGGACCCGGTTCAGCCAGTCGTCCCTGAGCCGGATCGAGAACGGCCAGCGCCGGCTCGCCCTGGACCAGCTCGTGGTCCTCGCCCGGGCGCTGGACACGACCCTGGACCAGCTCGTCGAGACCGCCTCCGACGACGTGATCATCAATCCCACGGTCGAGGGAGCGCACGGTCAGCTGCGCTGGACCATGAAGGGTGAGCCCGGCATGAGCGTGGTCCGCCAACGGCTGACCGGGCCGCCCCCGGACAACCCCGCCCGGATGCGTGCCCACCCCGGCCAGGAATGGCTCGTCGTCCTCTCCGGCGTCGCCGTCCTCCTGCTCGGCGACCGCCGCTACCGGGTGGAGGCCAACCAGGCGGCCCAGTTTCCCACCATGCTTCCGCACGCCATCGGCACCGCCGGCAGACCCTGCGAGATCCTGGGCATCTTCGATCGCGACGCCCGCCGCGGCCACCAGCAACGCAACGGCAGGACCCGGGCCGGCGACGACACCTCCGGCGGGTAG
- a CDS encoding class I SAM-dependent methyltransferase, whose protein sequence is MPLNHSHDTHPGHGPGHGSGHDGDLIEILDLDAVVLAEHLADIIRWLPFDAPPRRIVDLGCGTGAGTFALLERLPDAHVIAVDSSVAHLQRLMSKACERGEEHRVRTVQADLDGPTWPDLGRPDLVWASASLHHLADPERALRAVGSLLAPGGLFAVLELAGFPRFLPENMPTDRPGLEDRCHAAADRLHAGRMSHRGADWGPLLTAAGFTVEGIRTIAVNVEGAGDHAVGAYALNGLTRIRHGLADALDPEDLAALDRLLDTGGDQSILRRGDLQVRTERTIWAARRPG, encoded by the coding sequence ATGCCCCTGAATCACTCGCACGACACGCATCCTGGCCACGGTCCCGGCCACGGCTCCGGCCACGACGGCGACCTGATCGAGATCCTGGACCTGGACGCGGTGGTCCTGGCCGAACACCTCGCGGACATCATCCGGTGGCTTCCATTCGACGCGCCACCGCGCCGGATCGTGGACCTGGGATGCGGAACGGGAGCAGGCACCTTCGCCCTCCTGGAGCGCCTGCCCGACGCTCACGTCATCGCGGTCGACTCCTCCGTCGCCCACCTGCAGCGCCTGATGAGCAAGGCCTGCGAGCGCGGCGAGGAGCATCGGGTACGCACCGTCCAGGCCGATCTCGACGGCCCGACCTGGCCCGACCTCGGCCGGCCCGACCTGGTGTGGGCATCGGCCTCGCTGCACCACCTGGCCGATCCGGAGCGCGCCCTGCGCGCGGTCGGCAGCCTGCTCGCCCCGGGCGGCCTGTTCGCGGTGCTGGAACTGGCCGGCTTCCCGCGCTTCCTGCCCGAGAACATGCCGACGGACCGCCCCGGCCTGGAAGATCGTTGCCACGCCGCGGCCGACCGGCTACACGCTGGGCGCATGTCCCACCGCGGCGCCGACTGGGGACCGCTGCTCACCGCCGCCGGCTTCACCGTCGAAGGCATCCGAACCATCGCGGTGAACGTCGAGGGGGCGGGCGATCACGCGGTCGGCGCGTACGCCCTCAACGGCCTGACGCGCATCCGGCATGGCCTCGCCGACGCCCTGGACCCCGAGGATCTCGCGGCCCTCGATCGGCTGCTGGACACCGGCGGCGACCAGAGCATCCTGCGCAGAGGTGACCTTCAGGTCCGCACCGAGCGCACCATCTGGGCCGCCCGTCGCCCCGGCTGA
- a CDS encoding nucleoside hydrolase, with protein MQPTRRRRVIIDTDAKNEADDQYAIVHALLSPSLDVRGLVAAHFGTRRTTRSMAESREEIDHLLDLMDLRETVTVANGAPTPIPDEQTPEDSDGARLIVAESRLASPADPLYVAFLGPLTDMASAILLDPDIVHRPVVVIWIGGVGYGGVETYPGVEFNLGNDIPAANVVFDSGITLWQVPSNVYAQVSVSYAELEERIGGTSPLADYLIRQLVEWNETYHPAPIESRSLGDSPAVSLMLYPHGGTFRVVPAPRFGREGHPVPGSGHPIRVTESVDVRFLIEDMFAKIRRFGRDHT; from the coding sequence ATGCAGCCGACACGGCGTCGCCGCGTGATCATCGACACCGATGCGAAGAACGAAGCGGACGACCAGTACGCGATCGTGCACGCGCTGCTGTCTCCGTCGCTGGACGTGCGTGGTCTGGTCGCCGCGCACTTCGGGACCCGCCGCACAACCCGCAGCATGGCGGAGTCCCGGGAGGAGATCGACCACCTGCTCGACCTCATGGACCTGCGGGAAACGGTCACCGTGGCCAACGGTGCCCCCACCCCCATCCCCGACGAGCAGACTCCCGAGGACAGCGACGGGGCGCGGCTTATCGTGGCGGAGAGCAGGCTCGCCTCGCCGGCGGACCCGCTCTACGTCGCCTTTCTCGGGCCGCTGACCGACATGGCGTCGGCGATCCTGCTCGACCCGGACATCGTCCACCGACCCGTCGTGGTCATCTGGATCGGCGGCGTCGGCTACGGCGGCGTCGAGACCTATCCCGGCGTCGAGTTCAACCTCGGCAACGACATCCCCGCCGCCAACGTCGTCTTCGACTCCGGCATCACGCTCTGGCAGGTGCCCAGCAACGTCTATGCGCAGGTCTCGGTCAGCTACGCCGAGCTTGAGGAGAGGATCGGCGGCACCAGCCCGCTCGCCGACTACCTGATCCGCCAACTCGTCGAGTGGAACGAGACCTACCACCCGGCGCCCATCGAGTCCCGCTCCCTCGGTGACTCGCCCGCCGTCTCGCTGATGCTGTATCCCCACGGCGGCACGTTCCGGGTAGTGCCCGCGCCGCGGTTCGGTCGGGAAGGGCACCCCGTGCCCGGCTCGGGGCACCCGATCCGCGTCACCGAATCAGTGGACGTCCGGTTCCTCATCGAGGACATGTTCGCCAAGATCCGTCGCTTCGGCCGCGACCACACCTGA
- a CDS encoding glycosyltransferase family 2 protein, with translation MKLSILMPVYNEEERIAEALKQALAVNYPCEIELVVVNDGSRDGTGAILDGAADDARLRVITHSRNAGKGAAIKTAVDSAEGDYLVILDADLEYDPMDIPKLLDPVLDGRAEVVYGNRTFGSHSAYSFWYVMGNKAVTTAANVLFNSYIGDLETCFKLLPVELYRSLEIKSRGFGMEAEVTGKLLRRKIRPYEVPISYRARGREEGKKITWKDGVEALWILGRERTRKR, from the coding sequence GTGAAGCTGTCGATCCTCATGCCGGTCTACAACGAGGAAGAACGCATCGCGGAGGCGCTCAAGCAGGCGCTCGCGGTCAACTACCCGTGTGAGATCGAGCTCGTCGTGGTCAACGACGGCAGCCGCGACGGCACCGGTGCGATCCTCGACGGTGCCGCCGACGACGCTCGCCTGCGGGTCATCACCCATTCGCGCAACGCGGGCAAGGGCGCGGCGATCAAGACCGCGGTCGACAGCGCGGAGGGTGACTACCTGGTCATCCTCGACGCCGACCTCGAGTACGACCCGATGGACATCCCGAAGCTGCTCGACCCGGTGCTCGACGGGCGGGCCGAGGTGGTCTACGGCAACCGCACGTTCGGCAGCCACAGCGCTTACAGCTTCTGGTACGTGATGGGCAACAAGGCCGTCACCACGGCCGCGAACGTGCTGTTCAACTCGTACATCGGTGATCTGGAGACCTGTTTCAAGCTGCTGCCGGTCGAGCTCTACCGGTCTTTGGAGATCAAGTCGCGGGGTTTCGGCATGGAGGCCGAGGTGACCGGCAAGCTGCTGCGGCGCAAGATTCGGCCGTACGAGGTGCCGATCAGCTACCGGGCCCGGGGTCGCGAAGAGGGAAAGAAGATCACCTGGAAAGACGGTGTCGAGGCACTGTGGATTCTGGGCCGCGAGCGCACCCGCAAGCGCTGA
- a CDS encoding TraR/DksA C4-type zinc finger protein, translating into MIRDELLRLRASAQAEAATLARDLAELFSASRGSNADDEHDPEGATIGFERAQLTALLAAARERIAEVDDALRRVDAATYGVCEGCGQPIAGERLAVRPFARRCVACG; encoded by the coding sequence ATGATCCGCGACGAGTTGCTGCGGCTCCGGGCGAGCGCGCAGGCCGAGGCGGCGACGTTGGCCCGGGACCTGGCGGAGCTGTTCTCGGCGTCGCGCGGTTCGAACGCCGACGATGAGCACGACCCGGAGGGCGCCACCATCGGCTTCGAACGTGCCCAGTTGACCGCGCTGCTCGCGGCCGCGCGGGAACGGATCGCCGAGGTCGACGACGCGTTGCGGCGGGTGGACGCCGCCACCTATGGAGTCTGCGAGGGATGCGGCCAGCCGATCGCCGGCGAACGCCTTGCCGTACGGCCGTTCGCCCGCCGCTGCGTGGCGTGCGGATAG
- a CDS encoding nuclear transport factor 2 family protein, producing the protein MDVTVAAYLTQYPQEVAFGEHDAGTVFDRYHTADFVMCNNGVQLDREKLLAHVRPARKRAKGVHVEVHETLSAADRVAARYTLTADMAAGNTITTEIYMFGRLSADGRLQRVDQITRDVPSGR; encoded by the coding sequence ATGGATGTCACTGTCGCCGCGTACCTCACCCAGTACCCGCAGGAGGTCGCCTTCGGCGAGCACGACGCAGGGACGGTGTTCGACCGCTATCACACGGCGGACTTCGTCATGTGCAACAACGGCGTCCAGCTCGATCGGGAGAAGCTGCTCGCGCACGTGCGTCCAGCCCGCAAACGCGCCAAAGGCGTCCACGTCGAGGTGCACGAGACTCTGAGCGCGGCCGACCGGGTGGCCGCGCGGTACACGCTGACCGCGGACATGGCCGCGGGGAACACGATCACAACGGAGATCTACATGTTCGGCCGGCTCTCGGCGGACGGACGGCTGCAGCGGGTCGACCAGATCACCCGCGATGTGCCGTCCGGACGCTGA
- a CDS encoding TetR/AcrR family transcriptional regulator, whose protein sequence is MSEVREPKRRQRADARRSIAAVLDAAVALLGRRPDASMDEIAATAGVSRQTIYAHYSSRDALLHAVTRHITAEVARELGGLDLDRGSTVEALARWVDASWTLLERYPVLLTPAIAAPGGDEQERHEPVTDGLVRLLDRGRRCREFDRAMPTTWYVAAIIGLGHAAGQEVIAGRMTQAEAGAAFREGVLRVCRAPN, encoded by the coding sequence ATGTCGGAGGTACGGGAGCCGAAGCGACGCCAACGTGCCGACGCGCGGCGCAGCATCGCCGCGGTGTTGGACGCCGCGGTCGCGCTGCTGGGCCGGCGGCCGGACGCGTCCATGGACGAGATCGCCGCGACCGCCGGGGTCTCCCGCCAGACGATCTACGCGCACTACTCCTCCCGCGACGCGTTGCTGCACGCGGTGACACGGCACATCACGGCTGAAGTCGCTCGTGAGCTCGGCGGCCTCGATCTCGACAGGGGCAGCACCGTCGAAGCCCTGGCGCGCTGGGTCGACGCCAGCTGGACGCTGTTGGAGCGCTACCCGGTGCTGCTCACTCCGGCGATTGCCGCGCCGGGCGGCGACGAGCAGGAGCGCCACGAACCGGTGACGGACGGACTGGTCCGGCTCCTCGATCGGGGGCGTCGGTGCCGCGAGTTCGACCGGGCCATGCCCACCACCTGGTACGTCGCGGCGATCATCGGCCTCGGCCACGCCGCAGGTCAGGAGGTGATTGCCGGCCGCATGACACAGGCCGAAGCCGGCGCGGCTTTCCGGGAGGGAGTGCTCAGAGTGTGCCGAGCGCCGAACTGA
- a CDS encoding HNH endonuclease signature motif containing protein, translated as MLETLRGIGGLVDEAALRDAWALPEGELVAALEAVHGLEQRLTALRLALVREVDGRGVATTHGASSTAVWLRERLRISGSAARRAVELAAALDAAPAVVGHALAAATINAEQARVIVDMVSDLPATVGAEVVEKAAQALVDHSVRFEPSILRGLGRRILHHVAPDVAEQAEADALRREEEQAHPRRHVSLSSPRDGRVRLTGVLDLETAGLLHAALDPLCAPTGDGDDRSPGQRRHDALADVCRLVLRTGQLPASGGDRPQLVVTIGYHALVREMGAGMLDTGAALTPATVRRLACDAQILPAVLGGNGQVLDVGRQRRLFTGPLRRALTLRDGGCAFPGCDRPPRWCDGHHITAWHDGGTTTLDNAVLICGYHHRLIHTGQWQVRLAPDGRPEFIPPAWLDPTQLPRRNHYHRRN; from the coding sequence GTGTTGGAGACGTTGCGGGGGATCGGTGGCCTGGTGGACGAGGCCGCGCTCCGCGACGCGTGGGCGTTGCCGGAGGGTGAGCTGGTCGCGGCGTTGGAGGCGGTGCACGGCTTGGAGCAGCGGTTGACCGCGTTGCGGTTGGCGTTGGTGCGGGAGGTCGACGGACGCGGGGTCGCCACCACCCACGGCGCCTCGTCCACGGCGGTGTGGCTGCGGGAGCGGCTGCGGATCTCCGGGAGCGCGGCCCGACGCGCAGTCGAGTTGGCCGCCGCGCTGGACGCCGCTCCGGCCGTGGTGGGCCACGCCCTGGCCGCCGCAACCATCAACGCCGAACAGGCCCGGGTGATCGTCGACATGGTGTCCGACCTACCCGCCACCGTGGGTGCCGAGGTGGTGGAGAAGGCGGCGCAGGCGCTTGTCGATCACAGCGTCCGGTTCGAGCCGTCGATCCTGCGCGGGTTGGGCCGGCGGATCCTGCACCACGTCGCCCCCGACGTCGCCGAGCAGGCCGAGGCCGACGCGCTGCGCCGTGAGGAGGAACAGGCCCACCCACGTCGACACGTCAGCCTCTCCTCGCCCCGCGACGGGCGGGTACGGCTGACCGGGGTCCTGGACCTCGAAACCGCCGGGCTGCTGCACGCCGCACTGGACCCGCTGTGCGCCCCGACCGGTGACGGCGACGACCGCAGCCCCGGACAGCGCCGCCACGACGCCCTGGCCGACGTATGCCGACTGGTGCTGCGGACCGGGCAGCTGCCCGCCTCCGGCGGCGACCGCCCACAACTTGTCGTCACCATCGGCTACCACGCCCTCGTCCGGGAGATGGGCGCCGGCATGCTCGACACCGGCGCCGCACTCACCCCCGCCACCGTCCGCCGGCTGGCCTGCGACGCGCAGATCCTGCCCGCCGTCCTCGGCGGCAACGGCCAGGTCCTCGACGTGGGCCGGCAACGGCGGCTGTTCACCGGACCACTGCGCCGCGCCCTGACCCTGCGCGATGGCGGATGCGCCTTCCCCGGCTGCGACCGACCACCACGATGGTGCGACGGACACCACATCACCGCCTGGCACGACGGCGGCACCACCACCCTCGACAACGCCGTCCTGATCTGCGGCTACCACCACCGCCTCATCCACACCGGCCAATGGCAAGTCCGCCTCGCGCCGGACGGACGTCCCGAATTCATCCCACCCGCCTGGCTCGACCCCACCCAACTACCCCGCCGCAACCACTACCACCGACGAAACTGA
- a CDS encoding winged helix-turn-helix domain-containing protein, translating to MVVLLGDTRRSVTSWCRRNTIGGDSAVAAVRHPEQADRGPLSRAQELELIDLLRGTHPDECGFGEELWSRESVAALIRRRFDLAIQPGDVGGYLLAWGLGPREPTDRACGLCVDAVARWMRDDYPTIVASARERHEEVCWIGRTRLHGLTPAADIIAAESIRGRTQFMVTTAAPDTRLPRDFLIRLSGAAGRTVHVVVDNSWAKVDWPRRLPTHLILHPLPSCGR from the coding sequence GTGGTGGTTCTACTCGGCGACACACGACGGTCGGTCACCTCCTGGTGCCGACGCAACACGATCGGCGGCGACAGCGCGGTCGCCGCGGTCCGGCACCCGGAGCAGGCCGATCGCGGCCCGCTCAGCCGGGCCCAGGAACTGGAGCTGATCGATCTGCTCCGCGGCACCCATCCGGACGAGTGCGGGTTCGGCGAGGAACTCTGGTCCCGGGAGAGCGTGGCCGCGCTGATCCGGCGCCGCTTCGACCTGGCGATCCAGCCCGGCGACGTCGGCGGCTACCTGCTCGCCTGGGGACTCGGCCCCCGCGAGCCCACCGACCGGGCCTGCGGCCTCTGCGTGGACGCGGTGGCCAGGTGGATGCGCGACGACTACCCGACGATCGTCGCGTCGGCCCGCGAACGGCACGAGGAGGTCTGCTGGATCGGCCGCACCCGCCTGCACGGGCTGACCCCGGCAGCCGACATCATCGCCGCCGAATCGATCCGCGGCCGTACCCAGTTCATGGTCACCACGGCCGCGCCCGACACCCGACTCCCCCGCGACTTCCTGATCCGGCTCAGCGGCGCCGCCGGCCGGACGGTCCACGTCGTGGTCGACAACTCCTGGGCCAAGGTCGACTGGCCGCGCCGGCTCCCCACCCACCTGATCCTGCACCCGCTGCCGAGTTGCGGGCGCTGA
- a CDS encoding DUF305 domain-containing protein, translating to METSVVTREQHDEQHNEAAVGQRPGRRFGFVGLTVAVVVGLLLGYAGGWLTPQLTQPGTDSAEAGFARDMTTHHAQAVEMGLRAFDAATDGEVRQLGMDIAASQQGDIGVMQTWLRTWNVTPTRSGPPMEWMPGGPEMVSEAGLMPGMATAEEMTALHNTTGPELDIMFLELMRDHHLGGVHMADALLEVSGNDEVREVALTMKRTQQSELNTLQMLLARLQG from the coding sequence ATGGAGACCTCGGTGGTGACCAGGGAACAGCACGACGAGCAGCACAACGAGGCGGCGGTCGGGCAGCGGCCGGGTCGCCGGTTCGGGTTCGTCGGCCTCACGGTCGCCGTCGTGGTCGGACTCCTGCTCGGGTACGCGGGCGGCTGGCTCACCCCGCAGTTGACGCAGCCGGGCACCGACTCGGCCGAGGCGGGCTTCGCCCGGGACATGACCACGCACCACGCCCAGGCGGTGGAGATGGGGCTGCGGGCGTTCGACGCGGCCACCGACGGCGAGGTACGCCAGCTGGGGATGGACATCGCCGCGTCGCAGCAGGGCGACATCGGGGTGATGCAGACCTGGCTCCGCACCTGGAACGTGACGCCGACCCGGTCCGGCCCGCCGATGGAGTGGATGCCCGGCGGCCCTGAGATGGTCTCGGAGGCCGGCCTGATGCCCGGCATGGCCACCGCCGAGGAGATGACCGCCCTGCACAACACCACCGGCCCGGAGCTGGACATCATGTTCCTGGAGCTGATGCGCGACCACCACCTGGGCGGCGTGCACATGGCCGACGCGCTGCTGGAGGTCAGCGGCAACGACGAGGTTCGCGAGGTGGCGCTGACCATGAAGCGCACCCAGCAGAGCGAGCTGAACACCCTCCAGATGCTGCTGGCCCGGCTGCAAGGCTGA
- a CDS encoding DUF3105 domain-containing protein, giving the protein MVSTGKKAPGGKTATEAKTPAARNKPAAGAKPAAAKPAAAAKPAAKPAAGGKPAGAKPAAGKPAGKPGAARSGGGSKGPRKPVKPVKVSQERAWGPIALFVAVGVLAVGIVGYGAFAVYQGARSWEDRASDIDGISNFRESDPELMAGGNHQSGPIEYTVTPPVAGQHNATWQNCMGDVYEAPIASEHAVHSLEHGAVWITYRPDLAADQVETLASKVRGTEKLFMSPFEGLDKPISLQAWGYQLKVDNASDGRIDDFISALRVNASIEGPTALCSGGITATGTTPRDIQQQQQQG; this is encoded by the coding sequence GTGGTCAGCACCGGCAAGAAGGCTCCGGGCGGCAAGACGGCCACCGAGGCCAAGACGCCCGCGGCCCGCAACAAGCCGGCGGCGGGCGCGAAGCCGGCGGCTGCCAAGCCGGCGGCGGCGGCCAAGCCAGCGGCCAAGCCGGCCGCGGGCGGCAAGCCGGCGGGAGCCAAGCCGGCGGCCGGCAAGCCCGCCGGCAAGCCGGGCGCGGCCCGGTCCGGTGGGGGCAGCAAGGGGCCCCGTAAGCCGGTCAAGCCGGTCAAGGTCAGCCAGGAGCGGGCCTGGGGCCCGATCGCCCTGTTCGTCGCCGTCGGGGTGCTCGCGGTGGGCATCGTCGGATACGGCGCGTTCGCCGTCTACCAGGGCGCCCGGTCTTGGGAGGACCGCGCCTCGGACATCGACGGCATCTCGAACTTCCGCGAGTCGGACCCGGAGCTGATGGCCGGCGGTAACCACCAGAGCGGCCCCATCGAGTACACGGTCACCCCGCCGGTCGCCGGCCAGCACAACGCGACCTGGCAGAACTGCATGGGCGACGTCTACGAGGCGCCGATCGCCAGCGAGCACGCGGTGCACAGCCTGGAGCACGGCGCGGTCTGGATCACCTACCGCCCGGACCTCGCCGCCGACCAGGTGGAGACGCTGGCCAGCAAGGTGCGCGGCACCGAGAAGCTGTTCATGAGCCCGTTCGAGGGCCTGGACAAGCCGATCTCGCTGCAGGCGTGGGGCTACCAGCTCAAGGTCGACAACGCCAGCGACGGCCGGATCGACGACTTCATCTCGGCGCTGCGGGTGAACGCCTCGATCGAGGGCCCGACGGCGCTCTGCTCGGGTGGCATCACCGCCACCGGCACCACCCCGCGTGACATCCAGCAGCAGCAACAGCAGGGCTGA